A single genomic interval of Legionella israelensis harbors:
- a CDS encoding multidrug transporter codes for MEKKFRDAETGKYVSKEYAEKHPKTTVSETARKPNKPKKKK; via the coding sequence ATGGAAAAAAAATTTAGAGACGCTGAAACGGGAAAATATGTCTCAAAAGAGTATGCTGAAAAACACCCTAAAACAACAGTTAGCGAAACCGCTCGAAAGCCAAATAAGCCGAAGAAGAAAAAGTAA